One window of Desulfobacca acetoxidans DSM 11109 genomic DNA carries:
- a CDS encoding NAD+ synthase has product MNITIAQLDAVVGDIDGNAARAVKVFSEAAGNSDLVVFPELYLTAYPPRDLLEKHSLINRVQQAVEELREVSARHPETGLLIGAPVPTGLATGKGLYNAALLIYQGQINWQAKSLLPTYDVFDESRYFDPPALVRVFPFKDEILGVSICEDAWYEYDANARRLYLFNPIQELAQQGATIFINISASPFHCGKEEIRRRLIQGHCQAYQVPFILVNQVGGNDELIFDGRSMVLDAQGTPVAVLPAFEEAVVTVDTSVSGRAEIYQPAAEIASVHDALILGLKDYLRKCGFSKAVVGLSGGIDSAVTCYLARQALGLENVLGVIMPSLYSSPGSIADSERLADNLGVKTCTVPITPIYQAYLSSLPACFPVGDLDVALENIQARIRGNILMAFSNRLGYMVLSTGNKSELAVGYCTLYGDMSGGLAVISDVPKTMIYDLARYINRQRELIPQEILTKPPSAELRPNQRDQDTLPPYEILDQILEYYINEGWGYQEIVDRGFDPETVRWVIQAVDRNEYKRRQAAPGLKVTSKAFGSGRRMPIAARYET; this is encoded by the coding sequence ATGAACATAACTATCGCCCAACTCGATGCCGTAGTGGGAGACATTGACGGCAATGCCGCCCGAGCGGTCAAGGTATTTAGCGAAGCTGCCGGAAATTCCGATTTAGTTGTTTTCCCTGAGCTCTATTTGACAGCTTATCCACCTCGGGATCTCCTGGAAAAACACTCGTTGATCAACCGGGTCCAACAGGCGGTGGAAGAGTTGAGAGAAGTATCCGCTCGGCATCCGGAGACGGGGCTGCTCATCGGGGCCCCCGTACCTACCGGTCTGGCTACCGGTAAAGGGCTATATAACGCCGCTCTGTTAATCTACCAGGGGCAGATAAACTGGCAGGCGAAATCGCTGTTGCCCACTTACGATGTCTTTGATGAATCCCGTTACTTTGATCCTCCCGCCCTGGTTCGGGTGTTTCCCTTTAAAGACGAGATCCTTGGTGTATCCATCTGTGAAGATGCCTGGTATGAATATGACGCCAACGCCAGACGATTATATCTGTTCAACCCCATCCAGGAGCTGGCCCAACAAGGAGCAACAATTTTTATCAATATCTCCGCCTCCCCTTTTCATTGCGGCAAAGAAGAGATCCGCCGCCGACTTATCCAAGGACATTGCCAGGCCTATCAGGTGCCCTTTATCCTGGTTAACCAGGTAGGGGGCAATGATGAGTTGATTTTTGATGGCAGAAGCATGGTCCTTGACGCCCAAGGTACGCCCGTAGCGGTGTTGCCGGCCTTCGAAGAAGCCGTGGTAACAGTGGATACCTCTGTGTCTGGACGGGCGGAGATATATCAGCCGGCGGCGGAAATTGCTTCGGTACATGACGCCTTGATATTAGGACTGAAGGACTACTTGCGCAAATGTGGGTTCAGCAAAGCGGTGGTGGGATTGTCGGGCGGGATTGACTCGGCCGTGACCTGCTATCTAGCCCGGCAGGCGTTAGGGCTCGAGAATGTCCTGGGGGTGATCATGCCTTCGCTATATTCTTCCCCCGGCAGTATCGCTGATTCGGAACGTCTAGCCGATAATCTGGGAGTAAAAACCTGTACTGTGCCTATCACCCCGATATACCAGGCCTACCTGAGTTCCTTGCCGGCCTGTTTCCCGGTAGGCGATCTGGACGTGGCGTTGGAGAACATCCAGGCCCGTATCCGGGGCAATATTCTGATGGCGTTTTCAAACCGGTTGGGCTATATGGTCCTTTCTACCGGAAATAAGAGCGAATTAGCGGTGGGTTATTGCACCCTCTACGGCGATATGAGCGGCGGTCTGGCAGTGATCTCGGACGTCCCCAAGACCATGATCTACGATCTGGCCCGCTATATTAACCGCCAGAGAGAACTTATTCCGCAGGAGATTTTGACCAAACCGCCTTCCGCCGAACTGAGGCCGAACCAGAGGGATCAGGACACGTTGCCTCCGTATGAAATTCTGGATCAGATATTAGAATATTACATTAACGAAGGGTGGGGTTATCAGGAGATTGTGGATCGGGGCTTTGATCCCGAGACAGTGCGCTGGGTAATCCAAGCAGTGGACCGCAATGAATATAAGCGTCGACAGGCGGCCCCGGGTTTAAAGGTAACCTCAAAGGCTTTTGGCAGCGGCCGGAGGATGCCCATTGCAGCACGTTACGAGACCTAA
- a CDS encoding PAS domain-containing protein, whose protein sequence is MSVMEDIIQNLPLAVLVFDHQGKFIYGNDAACRLFNLNPHQAYGETCSQLLPDLPNILYPNNQVGSSECCLKDLASGKICYNRRGQKLFCRSLPLPGDPSGQYRQLLLVEDMHDHCNLAGRVLEEERLIGVTEISNTLAHKLNQYLQVIMGYVSLLTLELTPEHPCYSYLNKILEQLENIRLTTHKLSNIHHYAVIERPDGRRMFDLDEATAEGTSLHLR, encoded by the coding sequence ATGTCAGTTATGGAAGACATTATTCAAAATCTGCCCCTGGCTGTGCTCGTTTTTGATCACCAAGGTAAATTTATCTATGGCAACGACGCCGCCTGCCGTCTCTTTAACCTTAATCCTCATCAGGCTTACGGTGAAACATGCTCGCAACTTCTTCCTGACCTGCCGAACATTCTGTATCCCAACAACCAGGTAGGCTCCAGTGAGTGTTGTCTCAAAGACTTGGCATCGGGTAAGATCTGCTATAACCGCAGAGGCCAAAAACTGTTTTGCCGCAGCCTGCCGCTTCCCGGTGATCCGTCCGGGCAGTACCGTCAGCTCCTCTTGGTAGAGGATATGCATGATCATTGTAACCTGGCCGGAAGGGTGTTAGAGGAAGAACGCCTCATCGGCGTCACCGAAATCAGTAATACCCTGGCCCATAAGCTCAATCAATACCTGCAGGTTATCATGGGATATGTCAGCCTGCTGACCCTCGAACTGACCCCCGAACACCCGTGTTACAGTTATCTTAACAAGATACTGGAACAGTTGGAAAACATCCGTTTAACAACTCATAAACTCTCAAATATCCACCATTATGCCGTCATCGAGCGACCGGATGGCCGCCGCATGTTCGACTTGGATGAGGCTACCGCTGAGGGCACCAGCCTGCATCTCCGATAG
- a CDS encoding MBL fold metallo-hydrolase produces MELPELGSATVEMVVDNFIDVFEPSLPGVVERMTPGRLKKPLIAAHGLSMLITMELNGQTKRILMDTSNSPLVLFNNLEALERSVEDIEALFLSHGHPDHYGGLQEVLARRQSPLEVYLHPDCYLPKLLITPRGRVGPWTLEREALERAGARLRENTQPTLIAGGALISGPVEASVSYETPLPGAKRIVNGKEERDDFRDEQVLIMKVKNRGLIVVAACSHPGITNMIRYAQKLTGETKVAAVIGGFHLTAGGEQLIQNTIKGLQELDIGLILAGHCTGFRALASLYAAFPEQFMVSCVGTKVMIS; encoded by the coding sequence ATGGAACTTCCAGAACTTGGGTCTGCGACGGTCGAGATGGTGGTGGACAATTTTATTGATGTCTTTGAACCCTCTCTGCCCGGGGTAGTGGAGCGGATGACGCCCGGGCGTCTCAAAAAACCTCTCATCGCAGCCCACGGTCTGTCCATGCTCATCACTATGGAGCTCAACGGCCAGACAAAACGGATTCTCATGGATACGTCGAATTCGCCCTTGGTCCTCTTTAACAATTTGGAGGCCTTAGAGAGGTCGGTAGAGGATATCGAGGCGCTTTTTTTAAGCCATGGTCATCCCGATCATTACGGCGGTTTGCAGGAAGTGCTGGCCAGGCGCCAGTCCCCCTTGGAGGTTTATCTGCATCCGGACTGCTATCTGCCCAAACTGTTGATCACCCCCAGAGGACGGGTGGGACCCTGGACCCTGGAGCGGGAGGCGCTCGAGCGGGCCGGAGCCAGACTGCGGGAAAACACCCAGCCGACTCTGATCGCCGGAGGCGCCCTGATCAGTGGTCCCGTTGAGGCCAGCGTCAGCTATGAAACCCCGTTGCCGGGGGCGAAGCGGATAGTCAATGGGAAAGAAGAACGGGATGATTTTCGGGATGAGCAGGTGTTAATTATGAAGGTCAAAAATCGCGGCCTGATCGTCGTCGCCGCCTGCTCCCATCCCGGCATCACCAACATGATCCGATACGCTCAGAAACTCACCGGAGAGACAAAGGTAGCAGCGGTTATCGGCGGATTTCATCTGACCGCGGGAGGGGAGCAATTAATTCAAAATACCATCAAGGGCTTGCAGGAACTTGACATCGGCCTGATACTTGCTGGTCATTGTACCGGTTTTCGGGCCCTGGCGTCCCTCTATGCCGCTTTCCCGGAGCAGTTTATGGTCAGTTGCGTGGGTACTAAGGTGATGATCAGCTAG
- the rho gene encoding transcription termination factor Rho codes for MNLTELKEKKIGELTSLAREFNIEGAAGLRKQELIFAILQAQTEKNGFIYGEGVLEILPDGFGFLRCPDYNYLPGPDDIYVSPSQIRRFNLRTGDTVSGQIRPPKEGERYFALLKVEHINFEDPESTRDKILFDNLTPLYPNQRLHLETGPDNFSPRIMDLMTPIGKGQRGLIVAAPRTGKTMLLQSIANSVVTNHPEVILIVLLIDERPEEVTDMQRSVKAEVVSSTFDEQAQRHVQVAEMVLEKAKRLVEHKRDVVILLDSITRLARAYNTVVPPSGKILSGGVDSNALHRPKRFFGAARNIEEGGSLTIIATALIDTGSRMDEVIFEEFKGTGNMEIHLDRKLVEKRIFPSIDINRSGTRKEELLLPQDDLNRIWILRKLLSPLNPIDSMEFLLEKMRGTKDNAEFLASMSR; via the coding sequence ATGAATTTAACAGAGTTAAAAGAAAAGAAGATCGGTGAGTTAACCAGTTTGGCCAGGGAGTTTAATATTGAAGGGGCGGCCGGACTGCGGAAGCAGGAATTGATTTTTGCCATCCTGCAGGCCCAGACAGAAAAGAACGGCTTTATTTATGGTGAGGGCGTTTTGGAGATTCTGCCAGACGGTTTTGGCTTCTTACGCTGCCCGGATTACAATTATCTTCCCGGACCGGATGATATTTATGTCTCCCCCTCCCAGATTCGCCGTTTTAATCTGCGCACCGGCGACACTGTTTCGGGTCAGATCAGGCCTCCCAAGGAAGGCGAACGGTATTTCGCCCTGCTCAAGGTAGAGCACATCAATTTTGAAGATCCGGAGAGCACCCGGGACAAGATCTTATTTGACAACCTGACGCCGCTCTATCCCAATCAAAGACTGCATTTGGAAACCGGCCCGGATAATTTTTCCCCCCGGATTATGGATCTGATGACGCCCATCGGCAAGGGGCAGCGGGGGCTGATTGTGGCTGCTCCTCGGACCGGCAAGACCATGCTGCTGCAAAGCATTGCTAACAGCGTTGTGACCAATCATCCGGAAGTAATTCTGATCGTGCTGCTCATCGACGAACGTCCGGAAGAAGTTACCGATATGCAACGGTCCGTGAAGGCCGAGGTAGTGAGTTCGACCTTCGATGAACAGGCTCAGCGTCATGTGCAGGTGGCCGAGATGGTTCTGGAAAAGGCCAAACGACTGGTGGAGCATAAACGCGATGTCGTAATCTTGTTAGATTCCATTACCCGCCTGGCGCGTGCTTATAACACCGTGGTGCCGCCCAGTGGCAAGATACTGTCCGGCGGGGTGGATTCCAACGCCCTGCATCGCCCCAAACGATTCTTCGGGGCAGCGCGCAATATCGAGGAGGGTGGCAGCTTAACCATCATTGCTACCGCGCTGATCGATACCGGCAGCCGGATGGACGAAGTGATCTTCGAGGAATTCAAAGGCACAGGCAACATGGAGATTCACCTTGACCGCAAGCTGGTGGAGAAGCGTATCTTCCCCTCCATAGATATTAACCGTTCCGGGACCCGCAAAGAGGAATTGCTTCTTCCTCAAGATGACCTCAACCGCATCTGGATCTTGCGCAAACTGCTGTCGCCCTTGAATCCTATCGACAGTATGGAATTCCTCCTGGAAAAAATGCGCGGCACAAAGGACAATGCAGAATTTCTGGCTTCTATGAGCCGTTAA
- the coaE gene encoding dephospho-CoA kinase (Dephospho-CoA kinase (CoaE) performs the final step in coenzyme A biosynthesis.), with protein MIKVALTGGVASGKSTVAAMIREAGIPVIDSDQLARRVVTPGRPAWEAVRQNFGGEFFQKNGTLDRGKLAHLVFTHPTARRKLNQLLHPWIAQELQENLAQLQSQGVPLVVVEIPLLFELGLEGLYDFIIVVYANRERQKRRLARRDVRSGPEIEGILEAQIPLDQKIEKADFVVDNSFSIEETRQQVKKITLTLRKQLDK; from the coding sequence ATGATTAAGGTAGCTTTGACTGGTGGAGTAGCCTCCGGCAAGAGTACCGTCGCCGCGATGATTCGAGAGGCTGGTATTCCGGTCATCGACAGTGACCAATTGGCCCGCAGGGTTGTTACTCCCGGTCGACCGGCTTGGGAGGCGGTGCGGCAAAACTTCGGGGGGGAATTCTTCCAGAAAAATGGCACCTTGGACCGGGGGAAATTGGCTCACCTGGTCTTTACCCACCCTACGGCCCGGAGAAAGCTGAACCAGCTTCTTCATCCCTGGATCGCCCAAGAGCTGCAAGAAAATCTGGCGCAGCTCCAATCACAAGGGGTGCCCCTGGTGGTAGTAGAAATCCCTCTCCTGTTTGAGTTGGGTCTGGAAGGCCTGTATGATTTCATTATTGTGGTCTACGCCAACCGGGAGAGGCAGAAGCGCCGACTGGCCCGGCGTGATGTCCGGTCAGGGCCAGAGATCGAGGGCATCCTAGAGGCCCAGATTCCCCTTGACCAAAAGATCGAGAAGGCGGATTTTGTTGTCGACAACTCTTTCTCAATTGAGGAAACCCGCCAACAGGTAAAAAAGATAACCCTTACCTTAAGAAAACAGCTTGACAAATAA
- a CDS encoding RluA family pseudouridine synthase: MAVPTSDPDYPPPTGTTLDVEAEEEGLRLDHFLVRKMPSFSRARLQRWIKAGLVQVNQEERQPHYHMRKGDRVAVSPPEVQRWHLAPEPIPLKILYEDEDLLALNKPPGLTVHPGAGQSSGTLVNALLHHCPDLGGIGDVQRPGLVHRLDKDTSGVMVVAKTDRAHQALIKQFKNRRVDKRYLALVWGRFSENQGEIEEEIGRHPTQRHKMAVTSRRGRPAATSWRRLQEYPGPFSWLELKLHTGRTHQIRVHLSSLGHPVVGDKIYGAGDRRLLVLPPELTELRPLVRRQALHAWKLHLKHPCRDLELDLEAPLPEDLQKILDFLEQQRL, encoded by the coding sequence ATGGCGGTTCCCACGTCCGATCCTGATTACCCCCCACCAACCGGGACAACCCTTGATGTCGAGGCTGAAGAGGAAGGTCTGCGGCTGGATCACTTTCTGGTACGGAAAATGCCATCCTTTTCCCGAGCCCGCCTGCAGAGATGGATAAAAGCCGGTTTGGTGCAGGTTAATCAAGAAGAGCGGCAACCTCATTACCATATGCGCAAAGGCGACCGAGTGGCCGTCAGCCCTCCAGAGGTACAGCGCTGGCATCTGGCTCCGGAACCCATCCCTTTAAAGATATTGTATGAGGATGAAGATCTGCTGGCGCTCAATAAACCGCCCGGTCTGACCGTGCATCCGGGTGCCGGTCAGAGTTCCGGCACCCTGGTGAACGCCTTGTTGCACCACTGTCCCGATCTGGGAGGAATTGGCGATGTGCAGCGGCCGGGGTTGGTGCATCGGCTGGATAAAGACACCAGCGGCGTGATGGTGGTAGCCAAAACCGACAGGGCGCATCAGGCGTTGATCAAGCAGTTCAAAAACCGTCGGGTGGATAAGAGGTATCTCGCTTTGGTCTGGGGACGGTTTTCCGAAAACCAGGGTGAGATCGAAGAAGAAATCGGGAGGCATCCCACTCAAAGACACAAAATGGCCGTAACTTCCCGCCGCGGGCGGCCGGCGGCAACGTCCTGGCGGCGGCTGCAGGAATACCCCGGACCTTTTAGTTGGCTGGAACTCAAGTTACACACCGGCAGAACGCATCAGATCAGGGTGCACCTGTCTTCTCTGGGACATCCGGTAGTGGGCGATAAAATCTACGGCGCCGGTGACCGGCGATTGCTGGTCCTGCCCCCGGAGCTAACCGAGTTGCGTCCCCTGGTGCGCCGACAGGCACTGCATGCCTGGAAGTTGCACCTCAAACACCCCTGCCGAGATCTTGAACTAGACCTGGAGGCGCCGCTGCCGGAGGATTTGCAGAAGATCTTGGATTTTTTGGAGCAGCAGCGCCTATGA
- a CDS encoding PIN/TRAM domain-containing protein: MFQKIVVGCILGGVCAVSGYLIGSQIPHLQHLWWAGWAGGGFGLIVAFLTLQLERVVKRVPLKTIMGGTLGLFTGLGIAKLASYPFEQFLELPTLQIPLYIFFSAIFGYVGLMLGGKKVEEIVSPPFLEGGKTFRHLPKVLDTSVIIDGRIADLCDTGFLEGTMIVPKFVLKELQYIADSSDDLKRMRGRRGLDILHRIQKQNRVRVEFLDTDIERMDVDSKLVEVALKLHAKILTNDFNLSKVAQLRGIEVLNINQLANSLKSAVLPGETMQVQILREGKSQGQGIAYMDDGTMVVIENARQYIGKEVNVAVTSVLQTTAGRMIFTEIKDDGGSHVRS, translated from the coding sequence TTGTTTCAAAAGATTGTCGTCGGGTGTATTTTAGGGGGTGTTTGTGCGGTTAGCGGCTACTTAATCGGGAGCCAGATTCCACATCTGCAACATCTCTGGTGGGCCGGCTGGGCGGGAGGAGGCTTTGGACTCATCGTTGCCTTTCTCACCCTGCAGTTGGAACGGGTCGTTAAGCGGGTACCGCTTAAAACGATTATGGGTGGCACCTTGGGCTTGTTTACCGGATTAGGTATCGCCAAATTAGCGAGTTATCCTTTCGAACAATTCTTAGAACTGCCCACTCTACAGATTCCCTTGTATATCTTTTTTTCGGCAATATTCGGTTACGTCGGGCTGATGTTGGGCGGCAAAAAGGTGGAAGAGATCGTCTCGCCGCCTTTTTTAGAAGGGGGCAAAACCTTTCGCCACCTGCCCAAGGTACTGGATACCAGCGTCATCATTGACGGGCGAATTGCCGATCTCTGCGATACCGGTTTTTTGGAGGGAACGATGATCGTTCCCAAATTTGTCTTGAAAGAATTGCAATATATTGCTGATTCTTCCGATGATTTAAAGCGGATGCGCGGCCGCCGCGGTTTGGATATCTTGCACCGCATCCAGAAGCAGAATCGGGTGCGGGTGGAATTTTTGGATACCGATATTGAACGGATGGATGTTGATTCGAAGCTGGTGGAGGTAGCCCTCAAGCTGCATGCCAAAATCTTGACCAACGATTTTAATCTTAGCAAAGTAGCGCAGTTGCGCGGCATCGAAGTATTGAACATCAATCAATTGGCCAATTCTTTAAAATCCGCCGTGTTGCCGGGGGAGACGATGCAGGTGCAGATTCTCCGGGAAGGCAAATCCCAGGGTCAGGGGATTGCCTATATGGATGACGGCACCATGGTAGTAATCGAAAATGCCCGGCAATACATCGGTAAAGAAGTCAACGTGGCGGTCACCAGCGTCCTCCAGACTACTGCTGGCCGCATGATCTTTACTGAAATCAAGGACGATGGCGGTTCCCACGTCCGATCCTGA
- a CDS encoding CarD family transcriptional regulator, whose amino-acid sequence MFQLGDLAVYPAHGVGVIESIEDKEISGNHQTFYIMRILDNNMIIMIPTHNASNVGLRGIIDGQAVTTIYEILAKKDRVVEHQTWNRRYRDYMEKIKTGSLFHVAEVLRDLTLLKLDKDLSFGERKMLDTAKNLLVKELSIAEKKEEDKIEQKINSLLELTAMEQVALA is encoded by the coding sequence ATGTTCCAATTGGGCGACTTGGCCGTATATCCGGCACACGGCGTTGGGGTTATCGAGTCAATCGAGGATAAAGAAATATCGGGGAATCACCAGACGTTTTATATAATGCGAATATTAGATAATAACATGATCATTATGATCCCGACGCACAATGCGTCCAACGTCGGACTGCGTGGAATTATCGACGGTCAGGCGGTGACCACTATTTATGAGATTCTGGCAAAAAAAGACCGGGTGGTGGAACACCAGACCTGGAACCGGCGCTACCGCGATTATATGGAGAAAATCAAAACCGGTTCGTTATTTCATGTCGCCGAAGTCTTGCGAGACCTGACCTTGCTGAAGCTGGACAAGGATCTTTCTTTTGGCGAACGCAAGATGTTGGATACCGCCAAGAACCTATTAGTGAAAGAACTTTCCATCGCCGAGAAGAAGGAGGAAGACAAAATCGAACAAAAAATCAACAGCTTGTTGGAGTTAACCGCAATGGAGCAGGTTGCGTTGGCCTGA
- the xseA gene encoding exodeoxyribonuclease VII large subunit — protein sequence MADLTRMIKDRLEQEFPLVWVQGEVSNLRSPHSGHCYFTLKDEASQLRVVIFRSYYQAMRFKPVDSLKIVCRGQLTVYEPRGEYQLLADYTEPLGMGALAQAFEQLKARLDAEGLFDPRYKKPLPYLPHRLAVVTSPSGAAIRDFLQILHRRFPNIQVLVYPVRVQGAGAAEEIVGALRTLNTMPDLDVIILTRGGGSLEDLWAFNEEKVARAIFQSTIPVISAVGHEIDFTIADFVADRRAPTPSAAAELVVRPLEELQLELQRLSLSLQRRFLNLLQQGRERLRLSGHRLKDPRRRVADLRLRLDERAEQLQRLWQTKRRDAAAKLRLAAARLSLLSVRRRSEGQRLLLQQDNRRLQQVLRRRLSDHRRLLEHLTDRLRPLNPAAILARGYAVALTLPDRAVLRTSQQTAVGAPVLVHLHHGALRCQVTSITDETLPLPTK from the coding sequence GTGGCAGATCTGACCAGAATGATCAAGGATCGTCTGGAGCAGGAGTTTCCCTTGGTTTGGGTGCAGGGAGAGGTGTCAAATCTGCGGTCGCCGCACTCCGGACACTGTTATTTTACCCTGAAAGACGAGGCAAGCCAGCTCCGGGTAGTAATTTTTCGGAGTTATTACCAGGCGATGCGTTTCAAACCGGTCGACTCTTTAAAGATTGTCTGTCGCGGTCAGCTCACGGTTTACGAGCCTCGGGGTGAGTATCAGCTGTTAGCCGACTATACCGAACCTCTGGGGATGGGGGCGCTGGCCCAGGCCTTTGAACAGCTCAAGGCCCGCCTGGATGCCGAAGGTCTTTTCGACCCGCGATACAAAAAACCTCTACCCTATCTGCCGCATCGACTGGCCGTGGTAACGTCTCCCAGTGGCGCCGCCATCCGGGATTTTTTGCAGATTCTGCATCGCCGCTTTCCCAATATACAGGTGCTGGTCTATCCGGTGCGGGTGCAAGGCGCCGGCGCGGCTGAAGAGATTGTCGGTGCCCTGCGCACCCTCAACACCATGCCCGACCTGGACGTCATTATCCTGACCCGGGGTGGCGGCTCGCTCGAAGACCTTTGGGCCTTCAATGAAGAAAAGGTGGCCCGGGCCATTTTTCAATCAACCATCCCGGTGATTTCCGCTGTAGGACACGAGATTGATTTTACCATCGCCGATTTTGTAGCTGACCGACGCGCTCCTACTCCCTCGGCCGCCGCTGAACTTGTCGTACGCCCCCTGGAGGAGTTGCAGCTTGAGCTGCAGCGCCTAAGCCTTTCATTGCAGCGCCGATTTTTGAACTTATTACAGCAGGGCCGGGAGCGTCTGCGGCTCTCAGGCCATCGCCTCAAAGACCCACGCCGACGGGTAGCCGACCTCAGACTCAGGTTGGACGAACGTGCCGAGCAGCTCCAACGTCTCTGGCAGACCAAACGTCGGGACGCCGCCGCTAAACTCAGGCTGGCCGCCGCCCGCCTCTCTCTCTTGAGCGTCCGCCGTCGGAGCGAAGGCCAGCGTTTATTGCTACAGCAGGATAACCGCCGACTGCAACAGGTTCTTAGGCGCCGGCTGAGTGATCACCGAAGGTTGTTGGAGCATCTGACCGACCGTCTCCGCCCTCTCAATCCGGCTGCCATCCTGGCCCGCGGTTATGCCGTGGCCTTAACGCTGCCCGACCGGGCGGTTTTGCGGACATCCCAACAGACTGCCGTGGGTGCGCCGGTGTTAGTACACCTGCACCACGGTGCTCTCAGATGTCAGGTGACGTCCATAACCGACGAAACTTTACCGTTGCCTACAAAATAA
- the xseB gene encoding exodeoxyribonuclease VII small subunit, whose protein sequence is MAKNSFEENLRALEDILQQLEHGDLPLEAALARFEAGMRLIRLCTEQLDAVDRKVEILLQDEAGNLITRPFLTPNEAKGSDV, encoded by the coding sequence ATGGCCAAAAATAGTTTTGAAGAAAATTTACGAGCGCTGGAAGATATTCTACAACAGTTGGAACATGGTGATCTTCCCCTGGAGGCCGCGCTGGCCAGATTCGAAGCCGGTATGCGCCTAATCCGCCTCTGCACTGAACAGCTTGATGCCGTGGACCGGAAAGTGGAAATCCTCTTGCAGGACGAGGCCGGCAATCTGATCACCAGACCTTTTCTCACCCCCAACGAGGCCAAGGGGTCTGATGTCTGA
- a CDS encoding polyprenyl synthetase family protein, with product MDLKTYLSERKTLIDQALECYLPPGNGPGQRVVEAMRYSLLAGGKRLRPILCLAAAEAVAGNVEQVMPVAGALEMIHTYSLIHDDLPAMDDDDFRRGRPTCHKKFDEATAILAGDGLLTAAFEVLAAAATNHPAQASVYHEVVQTIARAAGYQGMVGGQMADLLAEGQPSTLEQVEAIHRLKTGALLTASVRSGALLGGGSARDILALTHYGEKFGLIFQITDDLLDVEGESAEMGKPTGMDAIRQKATYPAVMGVAAAKNQARDLVAAALVDLQPFGERAEPLRQLARYLLVRRQ from the coding sequence ATGGACTTGAAAACCTATCTCTCGGAACGCAAGACCCTGATTGATCAGGCGTTGGAGTGTTATCTGCCCCCTGGCAACGGCCCCGGCCAACGGGTGGTGGAGGCTATGCGCTACTCGCTGCTGGCTGGCGGCAAACGGCTCCGTCCGATCCTTTGTTTGGCGGCGGCTGAGGCGGTGGCGGGCAATGTGGAACAGGTCATGCCGGTAGCCGGCGCTTTGGAAATGATTCACACCTATTCCCTTATCCATGATGATCTGCCGGCGATGGATGACGATGACTTCAGACGAGGACGCCCTACCTGCCACAAAAAATTTGACGAAGCCACTGCCATCCTGGCGGGGGACGGCCTTCTCACCGCCGCCTTCGAGGTCCTGGCCGCTGCTGCGACCAATCACCCGGCCCAGGCAAGCGTCTACCATGAAGTAGTCCAAACCATCGCCAGGGCGGCTGGCTATCAAGGAATGGTAGGGGGTCAGATGGCCGATTTATTAGCTGAGGGTCAACCGAGTACCCTGGAGCAGGTTGAGGCTATTCACCGCTTGAAAACCGGAGCTTTGCTCACGGCTTCGGTGCGCTCCGGGGCGCTGCTGGGCGGTGGTTCAGCCCGAGATATTCTGGCCCTGACGCACTATGGAGAAAAATTCGGTTTAATCTTTCAAATTACCGATGACTTACTAGACGTGGAAGGCGAGTCTGCTGAAATGGGCAAGCCCACCGGTATGGACGCCATCCGTCAGAAAGCCACCTATCCGGCCGTGATGGGTGTTGCTGCGGCCAAGAACCAGGCCCGCGATCTCGTCGCAGCCGCCCTGGTGGACCTCCAGCCTTTCGGCGAACGGGCCGAACCGCTGCGGCAATTAGCCCGGTATCTACTTGTTAGACGTCAATAG